The genomic DNA cTGTTGCTCTATTTGCATTAAATTGCCAGAAAGACCTGTCACGGTTAGTTTCGTTCTCATCGATTTTGTTAATAACTCTTTAGATCTTTGAGATTAGTAGTATTGAATCTGTATGCTTGTGATTGTATGGTTAGTTAAGAGTATGGAGACTGATGTGATTTATTGTGTTCCTTTGTGGCTGTAGACACCGTGTGGTCACAACTTCTGTTTGAAATGTTTTGAGAAATGGGTAGCTCAAGGGAATCTAACTTGTATGACATGCCGAGGAAAGATTCCGAAACACGTGGCGCATAATCCACGCATCAACTTAACTCTAGTCTCTGCTATTCGTTTAGCAAAGGCTTCAAATTGTGCTGTTGAGGTAACTGCAGCCAAGGTTCAGCATTTCATCCGGAACCAGGACAGGCCTGACAAAGCGTTTACTACCTCGCGGGCTAAAAAGACTGGGAAAGCTAATGCTTGTAGTGGTAAGATTTATGTGACGATACCTGGTGATTATTTTGGTCCGATAACAGCGGATAATGATCCCACTAGAAAGAAAGGTGTCTTGGTTGGTGAGTCTTGGGATGACAGGCAAGATTGTAGGCAGTGGGGAGCGCATTTCCCTCATGTTGCTGGAATCGCTGGCCAATCGGGTTTTGGAGCTCAGTCAGTTGCTCTCTCTGGAGGgtatgaagatgatgaggaccATGGTGAATGGTTCCTCTACACTGGAAGGTTTGCTTTACATATCCTTTGGTGCTTGGACTATTGGCTATTTCTTGTAGAAATATTTGTGTTAATGTCTTTGGATGTGTGTTGCAGTGGTGGAAGGGATCTCACTGGAAACAAAAGAACTAGCAAGATACAGTCTTTCGACCAGACGTTTACGAAAATGAATGAGGCTCTAAGAATTAGTTGCAAAATGGGCTATCCTGTCCGAGTTGTCAGGTTATCATTCTCACTTTTTTGCAGTCTTTCTTTAACTATAAGTGGATTTGGGATGCTCCTGTGTCaaattttgctttctttattGAACAAGAATAGATTGTTTGTCGTCATAGAGCTCCGCTCAGCTAAGCTTGCTGTACTTACCGGGTGTTCTTTTCTAGTTTATCTTTTTTGGTCGATATTACTCTGAGCAGAATGTTATCCTGACTCTTCAATTTTCAGGTCTCACAAGGAGAAGCGTTCTGCATATGCCCCTGAGGAAGGAGTGAGATATGATGGTGTGTACAGGATTGAGAAGTGCTGGCAAAAAGTTGGAATACAGGTTCAAAACAAATAGATAACTTTCTGAATTGTTCACCGATACTTTTTGAGCGTGATTGTTTTTTTATCCTGACCTACTCATCTGTTTTCCGTAGGGTTCTTTTAAGGTCTGTCGTTACCTATTTGTTAGATGTGACAATGAGGCAGCTCCATGGGCCaggtttgatatatatattttcttttggaatgtGCCTTATTTCTGTATTTGCTATATTTAATGCCTCATGAGGTTTTGAACTATACTGCAGTGATGACCTTGGTGATCGTCCAAGGCCATTGCCTGTTATTCCTGAGCTCAAGAAAGCTACTGACCTGTTTGTGAGAAAGGAGAAGCCATCATGGGATTTCGATGTTAGTACAGCCTTTCTTTAGTTTGAGCAGATACCAAATAttcttctttggtttggttCATTATTTCTAACCTTTTCCCTTGTGCCTGCGTATACATTATTCATTGATTAGGAAGCTGATGGTcgttggaaatggatgaagtcTCCACCTGCTAGTAGAAAGTGTATTGCTGCTCTGGATCCTGAGTATAGGAAGATCGTTAGGAAAAGAGGAAAGAATTCTATGATGGACAAACTTCGCAAAGGTATAAACATCGACTGTCACTTATGCTTTTGTATCTAGAGCACAATCCATAACtgttaattgtgtttttttttttctggtgtgACACAGAATTTAGCTGCCAAATCTGTCAGAAAGTGATGAATCTTCCAGTGACAACGCCTTGTGCTCACAACTTCTGCAAGGGATGCTTAGAAGCTAAATTTGCTGGGATAGCTCAAGTGCGAGAGAGGAGCAGAGGCGGGCGCACACTACGCGCAAAGAAGAACGTCATGACCTGTCCTTGTTGCACTACTGACCTCTCTGAGTTTCTCCAGAACCCACAGGTTAAAACTaattcatctcttcttcttatacATTCTTAGTTGGAATTCCCAATGTAATAACGTTGGGTATAACATATAAATGCTTTGATAAAACAGGTGAACAGAGAACTGATGGAGGTGAttgagaatctgaagaagaaagaggaagagtcTCAAGCCGTTGATGAATCAAGCAATGACGCAGCAGAGTCTTCTAAAGGAAACACAGAGTccgaagaaggaggagaagaggaagaagaggaagaagctgaacCACCGAGTAAGAAGATCAGACTGGACAGCGACTGTGTTGGACCTGTTGGTGCTGGAAACTAAGAAACTAGAGTGACTTagtatatataagatt from Camelina sativa cultivar DH55 chromosome 7, Cs, whole genome shotgun sequence includes the following:
- the LOC104701194 gene encoding E3 ubiquitin-protein ligase ORTHRUS 1-like, coding for MAIEIQVPCDGDGVCMRCKATPPAEESLTCSTCVTPWHVACLLPESLVSLTGEWQCPDCSGDVVDSAVPVSGSAGGSDLVAAVRAIEADVTLTEAQKAKKRQKLMSGAAAAGGDDEEDDKKKKSDDDEDICCSICIKLPERPVTTPCGHNFCLKCFEKWVAQGNLTCMTCRGKIPKHVAHNPRINLTLVSAIRLAKASNCAVEVTAAKVQHFIRNQDRPDKAFTTSRAKKTGKANACSGKIYVTIPGDYFGPITADNDPTRKKGVLVGESWDDRQDCRQWGAHFPHVAGIAGQSGFGAQSVALSGGYEDDEDHGEWFLYTGSGGRDLTGNKRTSKIQSFDQTFTKMNEALRISCKMGYPVRVVRSHKEKRSAYAPEEGVRYDGVYRIEKCWQKVGIQGSFKVCRYLFVRCDNEAAPWASDDLGDRPRPLPVIPELKKATDLFVRKEKPSWDFDEADGRWKWMKSPPASRKCIAALDPEYRKIVRKRGKNSMMDKLRKEFSCQICQKVMNLPVTTPCAHNFCKGCLEAKFAGIAQVRERSRGGRTLRAKKNVMTCPCCTTDLSEFLQNPQVNRELMEVIENLKKKEEESQAVDESSNDAAESSKGNTESEEGGEEEEEEEAEPPSKKIRLDSDCVGPVGAGN